From a region of the Paenibacillus sp. FSL R10-2734 genome:
- a CDS encoding CTP synthase, with the protein MTKYIFVTGGVVSSLGKGITAASLGRLLKNRGLKVTIQKFDPYLNVDPGTMSPYQHGEVFVTDDGAETDLDLGHYERFIDINLSKNNNVTTGKIYSSVISKERRGEYLGGTVQVIPHITNEIKERVFRAGRETNSDVVITEIGGTVGDIESLPFLEAIRQIKSDIGRENVMYIHVTLIPYIKAAGEVKTKPTQHSVKELRSIGIQPNVIVCRTEYELSADMKAKIALFCDIDANAVVECRDASTLYEVPLNLRDEGLDEIVVNHLKLTTPAPDMREWEGMLERIQKLEKTVEIAIVGKYVALHDAYLSVVESLSHAGFASNAEVKIRWVNAEEITDENVDEMLRGIGGILVPGGFGDRGIEGKISAIRYAREKLIPFFGICLGMQVSVIEYARSILGLQGANSSEIDPNTPYPLIDLLPEQKDIEDMGGTMRLGLYPCKIAEGSLAMSCYDDELVYERHRHRYEFNNTYRDEIEKAGLVISGTSPDGRLVEIVELPGHPWFLSVQFHPEFTSRPNRPQPLFRDFVKASLTHSEQQ; encoded by the coding sequence GTGACAAAGTATATTTTTGTAACGGGTGGCGTTGTGTCTTCCCTGGGCAAGGGCATTACCGCCGCTTCGCTGGGCAGGCTGCTCAAAAACAGAGGTCTAAAGGTAACGATTCAGAAATTTGATCCGTATCTTAACGTAGACCCTGGAACGATGAGTCCTTATCAGCACGGTGAAGTATTTGTAACAGATGATGGTGCTGAGACTGATCTTGACCTTGGACACTATGAACGGTTTATTGATATTAATCTGTCAAAGAACAACAATGTGACGACAGGTAAGATCTATTCATCCGTAATCAGCAAGGAACGTCGTGGAGAGTATTTGGGCGGAACTGTACAAGTTATCCCACACATTACGAATGAGATCAAAGAACGCGTATTCCGCGCAGGCCGTGAGACCAACTCTGATGTAGTAATCACAGAAATTGGTGGAACTGTAGGTGATATTGAAAGTCTTCCGTTCCTGGAAGCTATTCGCCAAATCAAGAGTGATATCGGACGGGAAAATGTGATGTATATCCACGTAACCTTGATTCCTTATATCAAGGCTGCTGGAGAAGTGAAGACAAAACCGACACAACACAGCGTTAAAGAGCTGCGCAGTATCGGGATTCAACCGAATGTCATCGTGTGCCGTACGGAATATGAGCTTTCCGCAGATATGAAAGCGAAGATTGCACTCTTTTGCGATATCGATGCTAATGCTGTTGTGGAATGCCGCGATGCTTCAACATTGTATGAAGTTCCACTGAATCTTCGCGATGAAGGCTTGGACGAGATTGTTGTCAATCATTTGAAGCTTACAACACCAGCGCCAGATATGCGTGAATGGGAAGGTATGCTTGAACGGATTCAGAAGTTAGAGAAAACAGTAGAAATAGCAATTGTAGGTAAGTACGTAGCCCTGCATGACGCTTATTTGAGTGTTGTGGAATCACTTTCACACGCAGGTTTTGCTTCAAATGCAGAGGTTAAGATTCGCTGGGTGAATGCAGAGGAAATTACGGATGAGAATGTAGACGAAATGCTGCGTGGTATTGGCGGTATTCTAGTTCCTGGTGGGTTCGGTGATCGGGGAATTGAAGGTAAAATCTCTGCTATCCGTTATGCACGTGAGAAATTGATACCTTTCTTCGGAATTTGCTTAGGTATGCAAGTTTCCGTAATTGAATATGCTCGCTCTATTCTTGGTCTGCAAGGTGCCAATAGTTCCGAAATCGATCCAAACACTCCATATCCACTGATCGACCTGCTTCCTGAGCAGAAGGATATTGAAGATATGGGTGGTACAATGCGTCTTGGTTTGTATCCTTGTAAGATTGCTGAAGGTTCCCTGGCAATGTCTTGCTACGATGATGAACTGGTATACGAGCGTCACCGTCACCGGTATGAGTTCAACAACACGTACCGTGATGAGATTGAAAAAGCAGGTCTGGTTATTTCTGGAACGTCTCCAGATGGCCGTTTAGTTGAGATCGTAGAGCTTCCGGGACATCCTTGGTTCTTGTCGGTTCAATTCCATCCGGAATTCACTTCACGTCCGAACCGTCCACAGCCGTTGTTCCGTGATTTCGTCAAAGCTTCTTTGACTCATTCCGAACAGCAGTAA
- a CDS encoding AbrB/MazE/SpoVT family DNA-binding domain-containing protein, with translation MKDTGMIRSLDSLGRIVVPAEIRMTRNIDIGDPIEFFILNDNTIILRKYTSTECTFCRSHDHVTYYKEQFICSSCLKEIADPERMSQVPEARQDFAGEVSEHISTVRKTKTEDMCQRLERAIEDHPYANQKELAEILGISQARVSQLKRKLSTASKS, from the coding sequence ATGAAGGATACAGGCATGATCCGGAGTTTAGACAGTCTTGGGAGAATTGTGGTTCCCGCAGAAATCCGTATGACTCGTAATATCGACATTGGTGATCCTATCGAATTTTTTATATTAAACGATAACACCATCATACTTAGGAAGTACACCTCGACAGAATGTACGTTTTGCAGAAGCCACGACCATGTCACCTACTATAAAGAGCAATTTATTTGCAGTAGCTGTCTAAAAGAAATTGCCGATCCTGAACGCATGTCTCAAGTGCCGGAGGCACGTCAAGATTTCGCAGGCGAAGTGTCAGAGCACATCAGCACAGTCCGGAAGACGAAGACAGAGGATATGTGCCAACGCTTGGAGCGGGCCATAGAAGATCATCCCTATGCCAATCAGAAGGAGCTTGCTGAAATCCTCGGCATCAGTCAAGCCAGAGTAAGTCAACTCAAACGCAAACTTAGTACGGCAAGCAAATCGTAA
- a CDS encoding response regulator produces MEKKKVLIVDDQNGIRILLMEVFNSEGYTTFQAANGKLALDIVRSESPDLVLLDMKIPGMDGLEILKHLKELNPSIKVIMMTAYGELDMIKEATKLGALMHFTKPFDIDEMRVAVNMHLHNKSVDQCS; encoded by the coding sequence ATGGAAAAAAAGAAAGTGTTAATTGTCGATGATCAGAATGGGATCCGGATTCTTCTTATGGAAGTGTTCAATAGTGAAGGATATACGACATTTCAAGCAGCTAACGGAAAATTGGCATTAGACATCGTTCGCAGCGAGTCTCCCGATCTGGTCCTGCTCGATATGAAAATACCGGGAATGGATGGACTCGAGATTTTGAAGCATCTGAAAGAGCTGAATCCGTCCATTAAGGTCATTATGATGACGGCTTACGGAGAACTGGATATGATTAAGGAAGCAACCAAGCTAGGCGCATTGATGCATTTTACAAAGCCATTTGACATAGACGAAATGCGGGTCGCGGTCAATATGCATCTTCATAATAAGTCCGTAGATCAATGCAGTTAA
- a CDS encoding DUF1934 domain-containing protein: MPELQSDKYDVSITLVSLQEGQRNVMKANGEVVSKGPHLYIQYEELEQGPRGEEISVRTTIKIAGNQLKLIRHGGIQSEQSFQSGRRLPGFYRSPYTQFNLSTETNKLDVVREGRSLTVEWDYNLYVYEELSGKFAISLHIQEEPKL, translated from the coding sequence ATGCCCGAACTACAGTCTGACAAATATGACGTCTCTATTACGCTCGTGAGCCTTCAAGAGGGTCAGCGGAATGTTATGAAAGCGAATGGAGAGGTAGTATCCAAAGGACCGCATCTATATATTCAATATGAAGAATTAGAGCAGGGCCCTCGAGGAGAGGAAATTTCTGTTCGTACAACGATAAAGATTGCAGGTAATCAGCTAAAGCTAATTCGCCACGGTGGGATACAGTCTGAACAGAGCTTTCAATCTGGACGACGTCTGCCAGGATTTTATCGTTCGCCATATACACAGTTTAATCTTTCTACGGAGACGAACAAGCTGGATGTGGTGCGCGAAGGGCGTTCCCTAACGGTTGAATGGGATTATAATTTGTACGTTTACGAGGAATTGTCAGGAAAGTTTGCTATTAGTTTGCATATACAGGAGGAACCGAAATTATGA
- a CDS encoding PBP1A family penicillin-binding protein: MTRESTNPPKRKNRFRRLFQLLVAIIILFLLTTGALLGYLYQRDLPPIGDDVRSKLFDSRGNILATFTSDGRSREPVKLSQISPLLIEATLAVEDRKFYEHSGFDMKGMARAVLVNLEEGNRTQGASTLTQQLARNLYLSHEKTWTRKAKEAVYTMQLEMKYSKDEILNMYLNNIYYGHGAYGIEAASRMYFGKSAADLDLAESTMLAGIPKGPTYYSPYNHIDNAKKRQRIILTVMTNLGKISQEEAGQAVQEDLKLKPQGQKDTTVAAPYFRDYIRNLAIESLHISSDELEQGGLNVYTTLDPDMQHAAEHAVDQEMDQKSDLETALVSIDPRTGYIKAMVGGKNYRTNQYNHALATTRQPGSSFKPIMYLAALSSKEMTGLSVFKSQPTMFHYDNNRKTYQPRNFGDKYLGEINMRQAIAASDNIYAVNTIMKIGADKVSEMAAKMGIDSPLQSVPSLALGTSPISPLEMAAAFAVIGNSGQKMPTTAILKITDSNGMVLYEAPKPKGEAVVEPSAAYVLTRLMEGVFETGGTGNRVASIIKRPVAGKTGTTDADGWMVGFTPELSTAVWVGYDKGRDITTTDGRRAAPIFAEFTEKALENIPPKIFPIPDGVVSVYVNPQSGKLATAACPEKELETFISGTEPTEYCDQHGKGPAVDDVQSKVDPAEENRSLWKNIKRWWLN, encoded by the coding sequence ATGACACGTGAATCGACAAATCCACCCAAACGAAAAAACCGCTTCCGCCGTTTATTCCAGCTGCTGGTAGCCATAATCATATTGTTTCTACTGACCACTGGAGCTCTGCTCGGTTACCTATATCAAAGGGATCTCCCCCCCATTGGCGATGATGTGCGCTCCAAGCTATTCGACTCCAGGGGCAATATTCTTGCCACCTTTACCTCAGACGGACGTAGCCGTGAACCAGTCAAATTAAGTCAAATTTCTCCCCTGCTCATTGAAGCCACACTAGCTGTCGAAGACCGTAAGTTTTACGAGCACTCCGGGTTTGATATGAAGGGAATGGCTAGGGCTGTACTCGTCAATCTAGAAGAGGGGAACCGAACGCAAGGGGCTAGCACACTAACTCAGCAGCTCGCGAGAAATCTCTATCTATCCCACGAGAAGACATGGACACGCAAGGCCAAAGAGGCCGTGTATACGATGCAGCTGGAGATGAAATACAGCAAAGATGAAATCTTGAACATGTATTTAAATAACATCTACTATGGTCATGGTGCCTATGGCATCGAAGCAGCGTCACGGATGTATTTTGGCAAATCTGCAGCGGATTTAGACCTTGCAGAGAGCACCATGCTGGCTGGAATTCCAAAAGGACCAACCTATTATTCGCCATACAATCATATAGACAACGCTAAGAAACGCCAGAGAATCATCTTGACCGTCATGACGAATTTAGGGAAAATCTCACAAGAAGAAGCGGGGCAGGCTGTTCAGGAGGACTTGAAGTTAAAACCGCAAGGTCAAAAGGATACTACAGTGGCTGCACCTTACTTCAGGGATTATATTCGCAATCTGGCCATAGAGTCTCTCCACATTAGCAGTGATGAGCTAGAACAAGGTGGGCTGAACGTCTATACCACGCTTGACCCTGACATGCAGCATGCTGCAGAACATGCGGTCGACCAAGAGATGGATCAAAAGAGTGATCTGGAGACTGCGCTTGTATCCATCGATCCTCGCACTGGTTACATTAAGGCAATGGTCGGTGGAAAAAATTATCGTACCAATCAATACAATCACGCTCTAGCCACCACACGTCAGCCTGGCTCGTCCTTTAAGCCGATCATGTATTTAGCCGCACTCTCCTCCAAAGAGATGACTGGTCTTTCCGTTTTCAAAAGCCAGCCAACGATGTTCCATTATGATAACAATCGCAAAACCTATCAGCCTCGAAACTTCGGGGATAAGTATCTGGGTGAAATCAACATGCGACAAGCGATCGCAGCATCCGACAATATTTATGCTGTGAATACGATCATGAAGATCGGCGCGGATAAAGTAAGCGAGATGGCTGCGAAGATGGGCATTGATAGTCCGCTTCAAAGCGTGCCTTCACTGGCACTTGGCACCTCACCGATCAGTCCGCTAGAAATGGCTGCCGCTTTCGCAGTCATTGGAAACAGCGGTCAGAAAATGCCGACCACGGCCATTCTAAAAATAACGGATTCAAATGGTATGGTCCTGTATGAAGCACCTAAGCCAAAGGGTGAAGCTGTTGTAGAACCCTCTGCCGCCTATGTATTGACCCGTTTAATGGAAGGCGTATTTGAGACAGGGGGAACAGGTAATCGTGTAGCTTCTATAATCAAACGTCCAGTGGCCGGCAAGACTGGAACTACGGATGCAGACGGCTGGATGGTAGGCTTCACCCCTGAGCTATCCACAGCAGTTTGGGTTGGATATGACAAGGGGCGCGACATCACAACTACTGACGGTCGACGCGCAGCTCCAATTTTCGCAGAGTTTACTGAAAAAGCGTTGGAAAATATCCCGCCTAAAATTTTCCCCATTCCAGATGGAGTGGTTAGTGTATACGTCAATCCGCAGTCCGGCAAGCTAGCTACTGCAGCCTGTCCCGAAAAAGAACTTGAGACCTTCATTAGTGGAACTGAGCCCACTGAATATTGTGATCAACATGGCAAAGGTCCTGCTGTCGATGATGTACAAAGCAAAGTAGATCCTGCTGAAGAAAATCGTTCCCTGTGGAAAAATATTAAACGCTGGTGGTTGAATTAG
- a CDS encoding S8 family peptidase yields the protein MDYHKFWHMLLEEISVAPNNGERRILTFNDPRQYAGALTQWKALKAKQPELRQVQVSPLIRAFFVPAAGAGKLMSRFADLLNVEEDLQIQIHSIANEKSGTATLPWGVKAIHAPQAWSKSTGVHVKIGVIDTGADYRHPDLKHSLASGVNLLHRGMLPLDDNGHGTHIAGTLAAAGGTRGMMGVAPRALLYPVKAFDHSGSAYVSDIVLGIDWCVQNRIDIINMSFGMKTRSKALHNVVIKAYRAGIAIIASSGNDGKRGGDYPARYPETIAVGAIDKRHRVAGFSNRGTYIDVYGPGEGVPSCWLKEGYKEMSGTSMATSHVTGAAALLLALRPGLSPRELKLLLRRTASPVRLRKGQRRASLGGGAADALRLLRAGARVKRVVSANV from the coding sequence ATGGACTATCACAAATTTTGGCACATGCTTCTTGAAGAAATATCGGTTGCCCCCAACAATGGTGAGCGGCGTATTCTTACCTTCAATGATCCCCGCCAATATGCCGGAGCATTAACACAATGGAAAGCTCTGAAAGCGAAGCAGCCCGAGCTGCGGCAAGTACAGGTATCTCCGCTGATTCGGGCCTTCTTTGTGCCTGCTGCCGGAGCTGGAAAATTAATGAGCCGATTTGCAGACCTCCTAAATGTCGAAGAGGATCTACAAATACAAATCCATTCTATAGCTAACGAAAAGAGCGGAACGGCCACACTCCCTTGGGGGGTGAAAGCTATTCATGCTCCTCAGGCATGGTCCAAATCAACCGGAGTTCACGTCAAAATCGGTGTAATCGATACAGGTGCTGATTACCGTCATCCTGATCTGAAGCATTCATTGGCCTCCGGGGTCAACCTACTACACCGAGGTATGTTGCCGCTGGATGATAATGGACACGGAACTCACATCGCTGGAACTCTAGCTGCGGCAGGAGGAACACGCGGTATGATGGGGGTGGCGCCGAGAGCGCTGCTATATCCAGTTAAGGCCTTTGATCATAGCGGCTCCGCCTATGTATCGGATATTGTGCTGGGCATTGATTGGTGCGTACAGAACAGAATCGATATCATCAATATGAGCTTCGGAATGAAGACTAGAAGCAAAGCGCTTCACAATGTGGTTATAAAAGCGTACCGAGCCGGAATCGCTATCATTGCCTCCTCCGGGAATGATGGCAAACGTGGCGGGGACTACCCGGCACGTTATCCTGAGACGATTGCCGTGGGCGCCATCGATAAAAGACATCGTGTTGCTGGATTCAGCAACCGTGGTACTTATATCGATGTATATGGCCCCGGCGAAGGCGTGCCCTCCTGTTGGCTGAAGGAGGGCTACAAAGAGATGAGCGGCACCTCCATGGCGACCTCTCATGTCACGGGAGCCGCGGCACTGCTGCTCGCGCTGCGACCAGGCCTCTCGCCAAGGGAGCTGAAGCTGCTCTTGCGCCGCACCGCGTCCCCGGTGCGGCTGCGCAAGGGGCAGCGGCGCGCATCCCTTGGCGGCGGCGCTGCCGATGCCCTGCGCCTGCTGAGAGCAGGAGCAAGGGTCAAGCGGGTGGTCTCCGCGAACGTGTAG
- the rpoE gene encoding DNA-directed RNA polymerase subunit delta, translating to MSTPLNLKLDPEKVKEMPMVDLAFLVLKAANTPYYYRDLMVEVAKLRGMTDQQSQDTIAQLYTEINIDGRFACVGTNLWGLKRWYPLERSDDPVGNTKRVRIINDEDDDLEDDDFAEEEENYAAEEEDFDAIDEDRDDLYSDDDSEEEVDEDVVIDEDDIDEDDSDEDDAEDDSDEDAEADE from the coding sequence GTGAGTACGCCACTCAATTTAAAGCTAGACCCTGAGAAAGTTAAAGAAATGCCGATGGTGGATTTGGCTTTTCTAGTGCTTAAGGCAGCCAATACACCGTATTATTACCGTGATCTGATGGTCGAGGTAGCCAAGCTGCGCGGCATGACAGATCAACAAAGCCAAGATACTATTGCCCAGTTATATACCGAGATTAACATTGATGGGCGTTTTGCCTGTGTCGGAACCAACCTTTGGGGATTGAAACGCTGGTATCCTCTAGAGCGCTCTGATGATCCGGTTGGTAACACCAAACGCGTGCGTATCATCAACGATGAAGACGATGATTTGGAAGATGACGACTTTGCTGAAGAAGAAGAAAACTACGCTGCTGAAGAAGAGGATTTCGACGCTATCGATGAAGATCGCGATGACCTCTATTCCGACGACGACAGCGAAGAAGAAGTCGACGAAGATGTCGTGATCGATGAAGATGACATAGACGAAGATGACTCAGATGAAGACGATGCAGAAGATGACTCAGATGAAGATGCCGAAGCTGACGAGTAA
- a CDS encoding UDP-N-acetylglucosamine 1-carboxyvinyltransferase, with product MEKLMIGGGRPLEGVVTISGAKNSAIALIPAAILAESEVVLDNLPSLSDVAVYSEILQELGASVSWSGNQMRIDPSRIVSIPMPNGPVKKLRASYYMMGALLGRFKEATIGLPGGCNFEPRPIDQHIKGFEALGATVTNEHGSIHLYAKELRGAKIYLDVSSVGATINIMLAASRAKGSTIIENAAKEPEIIDVATLLNSMGAVIKGAGTETIRIEGVSEMHGCRHSIIPDRIQAGTYMIAAAATRGNVLIDNVIPKHLEALTAKLLEMGVDIEELDESIRVIGRTKYERADVKALTYPGFPTDLQSPMTSILTQATGVSVLSDFVYSNRFKHVPELVRMGAKIRVEGRSAIIEGGKLNAAKVKATDLRAGAALVIAGLTVEDGITEVTGVEYIDRGYDNLVSNLRQLGAHVWRENE from the coding sequence ATGGAAAAATTAATGATTGGCGGTGGACGTCCGCTAGAGGGCGTTGTAACCATCAGTGGAGCAAAGAATAGTGCTATTGCACTTATTCCTGCGGCGATTTTGGCCGAATCTGAAGTTGTTCTGGATAATTTACCGTCCCTCAGTGATGTAGCCGTTTACTCCGAAATCTTACAAGAGCTTGGCGCAAGTGTATCTTGGTCAGGTAATCAAATGAGAATTGACCCTTCGAGAATTGTATCTATACCTATGCCTAATGGTCCGGTTAAGAAACTCCGAGCTTCATATTATATGATGGGAGCTCTGCTTGGAAGATTTAAAGAAGCGACAATAGGACTTCCTGGTGGTTGTAATTTTGAACCTCGTCCAATCGATCAGCATATTAAGGGATTCGAAGCGCTGGGAGCAACAGTTACCAACGAACACGGTTCTATTCACTTATATGCAAAAGAGCTACGCGGTGCGAAGATTTATTTAGACGTATCAAGCGTAGGTGCCACTATTAACATCATGCTTGCGGCATCACGTGCCAAAGGCTCCACAATTATTGAAAATGCGGCTAAAGAGCCTGAGATTATAGATGTAGCAACCCTATTGAATTCTATGGGCGCTGTTATTAAAGGCGCTGGCACAGAAACCATTCGAATCGAAGGGGTATCGGAGATGCACGGCTGTCGTCACTCCATTATTCCCGATCGGATTCAAGCAGGAACTTATATGATTGCCGCTGCGGCTACGCGTGGTAATGTGTTGATAGATAATGTTATTCCTAAGCACTTGGAAGCTTTAACGGCCAAGCTTTTAGAGATGGGCGTTGATATTGAAGAGCTTGACGAAAGTATTCGCGTTATAGGAAGAACTAAATATGAGCGCGCAGATGTCAAAGCACTAACCTACCCAGGCTTCCCTACAGATTTACAATCTCCCATGACTAGTATTTTGACGCAGGCTACAGGTGTTAGTGTGCTTAGCGATTTCGTCTATAGCAATCGCTTTAAGCATGTGCCGGAATTGGTTCGAATGGGCGCAAAGATTCGTGTTGAAGGCCGTTCTGCAATAATTGAGGGCGGTAAGCTTAATGCTGCAAAAGTGAAAGCAACCGATTTACGGGCAGGCGCTGCCCTTGTCATTGCTGGGTTGACGGTAGAAGATGGAATTACTGAAGTAACCGGCGTAGAATATATTGACCGTGGTTATGATAATTTAGTGAGCAACCTTCGACAACTTGGTGCTCATGTTTGGCGTGAGAACGAATAA
- the fba gene encoding class II fructose-1,6-bisphosphate aldolase, with the protein MPLVSMTDMLKKALEGKYAVGQYNINNLEWTQAILGAAEQEKSPVILGVSEGAARHMGGFTTVVKMVEGLIIDMNITVPVAIHLDHGSSFDKCKAAIDAGFTSVMIDGSHHPIDENIEMTKKVVEYAHAKGVSVEAEVGTVGGQEDDVIGGIMYAKLDECVRIVKETGIDTLAPALGSVHGPYHGEPNLGFKEMEEIRDATNIPMVLHGGTGIPEHDIKKAISLGTSKINVNTENQIVFAKVVREVLAAKPDAYDPRTFIVPGRDAIKETVIGKIREFGSNNKA; encoded by the coding sequence ATGCCATTAGTATCTATGACAGACATGTTGAAGAAAGCACTTGAAGGAAAATACGCAGTAGGTCAGTACAACATTAACAACTTGGAGTGGACACAAGCTATTCTTGGTGCCGCTGAACAAGAAAAATCACCAGTAATTCTTGGTGTATCCGAAGGCGCAGCACGTCACATGGGCGGCTTCACTACTGTTGTTAAGATGGTAGAAGGTCTAATTATTGATATGAATATCACAGTTCCTGTAGCTATCCACCTTGACCATGGATCTAGCTTTGATAAATGTAAAGCAGCAATTGATGCTGGATTTACATCCGTAATGATCGACGGTTCCCATCACCCAATTGATGAAAACATTGAAATGACTAAAAAAGTCGTTGAATATGCTCACGCTAAAGGTGTTTCTGTAGAAGCAGAAGTAGGTACTGTTGGTGGACAAGAAGACGACGTTATCGGCGGCATCATGTATGCTAAGCTAGATGAGTGCGTACGTATTGTTAAAGAAACAGGTATTGACACTTTGGCTCCTGCACTTGGTTCCGTTCATGGACCTTACCATGGCGAGCCTAACCTCGGATTTAAAGAAATGGAAGAAATCCGTGACGCTACTAACATCCCAATGGTTCTTCATGGTGGTACAGGTATTCCTGAACATGACATCAAGAAAGCAATCTCCCTGGGTACTTCCAAAATTAACGTAAACACTGAAAACCAAATCGTGTTTGCTAAAGTTGTTCGCGAAGTTCTAGCTGCTAAACCGGATGCTTACGATCCACGTACATTTATCGTACCAGGTCGCGATGCAATCAAAGAAACCGTTATTGGTAAAATTCGTGAATTCGGATCCAACAACAAAGCATAA
- the argS gene encoding arginine--tRNA ligase produces MTQRKNPLELVNERVKEAIADAIVNAGIVAPEEVPDIVLEVPRDKAHGDLATNAAMQLTKIAKRNPRQIAEAIIEHLDTSRASIEKAEIAGPGFINFTLSKNYLYPIISLVAEQGDDYGRINVGQGQKVEMEFVSANPTGSLHLGHARGAAVGDALCNVLDYAGYQVTREYYINDAGNQVVNLCKSIETRYLQELGQEAEMPEDGYHGEDIKGFAKELVAEKGDTLLEMSPSDRAAFFRNYGLNKELDKIKRDLGLFRVNFDIWFSETSLYENGEVLRSLDELRDRGEVYEQDGATWLQTTKYGDDKDRVLIKNDGTYTYLTPDIAYHSDKYGRGYDKMINIWGADHHGYIPRMKAAMSALGNDPEKLVVLIAQMVSLFQNGEKVKMSKRTGKAVTMEDLMEEVGIDAIRYFFTMRSMDSHLDFDMDLAISTSNENPVFYVQYAHARICSIFRQAEEQGISVPDYADIDYSKLTAAHEYDLLRKIGELPSEIAVAAEGYAPHRLIRYVYELAAMFHSYYKAERVITEDAAQTVARLALLGAARTTIANVLRLVGVSAPDRM; encoded by the coding sequence ATGACACAGAGAAAGAATCCGTTGGAGCTTGTGAATGAACGGGTAAAAGAAGCCATTGCCGATGCAATTGTGAATGCAGGAATTGTTGCACCGGAAGAGGTTCCGGATATCGTACTAGAAGTACCGAGAGATAAAGCGCATGGTGATTTGGCTACGAACGCTGCTATGCAGCTGACCAAAATTGCAAAACGTAACCCGCGCCAGATTGCTGAGGCAATTATAGAGCATTTGGATACTAGCAGAGCTTCTATTGAAAAGGCTGAGATTGCCGGACCAGGCTTTATTAACTTTACGTTGTCCAAGAATTATTTGTACCCAATTATCAGCCTTGTTGCTGAGCAGGGTGATGATTATGGCCGTATTAACGTAGGTCAAGGTCAGAAGGTTGAAATGGAGTTCGTCAGCGCCAATCCAACGGGTAGCCTTCATCTAGGACATGCTCGTGGTGCTGCTGTCGGCGATGCGCTTTGCAACGTGCTCGATTATGCCGGCTATCAGGTGACACGGGAATATTATATTAATGATGCCGGTAATCAAGTAGTCAACCTGTGCAAATCCATTGAGACTCGTTACCTGCAGGAGCTGGGTCAAGAAGCAGAAATGCCTGAAGACGGTTACCATGGCGAAGACATTAAGGGATTTGCTAAGGAGCTTGTGGCTGAAAAGGGCGATACACTACTCGAGATGAGCCCAAGTGACCGCGCAGCATTTTTCCGGAACTATGGACTTAATAAAGAGCTCGATAAAATCAAACGCGATCTGGGTCTCTTCCGTGTAAACTTCGATATCTGGTTCAGTGAGACTTCGCTGTATGAGAATGGGGAAGTGCTGCGCTCGTTAGACGAGCTTCGTGATCGTGGAGAAGTATATGAGCAGGATGGGGCAACCTGGCTGCAAACGACTAAGTATGGCGATGATAAAGACCGCGTTCTGATTAAGAACGATGGCACATACACCTACCTTACACCGGACATTGCGTATCACAGCGATAAGTATGGCCGCGGTTACGATAAAATGATTAACATTTGGGGTGCTGATCACCATGGCTATATTCCGCGTATGAAAGCGGCGATGTCAGCTCTTGGCAATGATCCTGAGAAGCTAGTGGTTCTAATTGCTCAGATGGTCAGTCTGTTCCAGAATGGTGAAAAGGTTAAAATGTCCAAGCGTACCGGCAAAGCAGTTACGATGGAAGATTTGATGGAGGAAGTCGGAATCGATGCGATTCGTTATTTCTTCACCATGCGTAGCATGGATTCCCATCTTGATTTTGATATGGATTTGGCGATCTCAACTTCTAATGAGAACCCTGTATTCTATGTTCAATATGCGCATGCGCGTATCTGCAGTATCTTCCGTCAGGCAGAGGAGCAAGGTATCTCTGTACCAGATTATGCTGACATTGACTATTCCAAGCTGACAGCTGCTCATGAATATGACTTGCTGCGCAAAATTGGTGAGCTCCCATCAGAAATCGCTGTTGCGGCAGAGGGCTATGCTCCACATCGCCTCATCCGTTATGTGTATGAGCTGGCGGCAATGTTCCACAGCTATTACAAAGCGGAGCGTGTAATTACAGAGGATGCCGCTCAAACTGTGGCACGTCTTGCACTGCTTGGCGCTGCGCGTACTACCATTGCTAATGTCCTGCGTCTTGTCGGTGTTTCTGCACCGGATCGCATGTAA